A genomic region of Sarcophilus harrisii chromosome 6, mSarHar1.11, whole genome shotgun sequence contains the following coding sequences:
- the QSER1 gene encoding glutamine and serine-rich protein 1 isoform X3 gives MVMMGTEESSARGWIGSNGQGNVDSQVPEAVKPAAGTTPTPAATTPDAAGKHESVHKTTAPASAPENASSADPPKLSGLDLDGLSSDQLAKVQETAAIEGCVEENSDSGGEGQYRERDEFVVKVEDIDNLKVALKTGKEPPAIWKVQKALLQKFVPEIRDGQREFAATNSYLGYFGDAKSKYRRVYVKFIENTNKKEYVRVCSKKPRSHPLPASRAVHSKPSSSNKVPDPPAPKTTKVSSVKSKAKQPKTKAEPPPKKRKKWKQELESSQSDSSPEVHTSGSEEEEFDPPAPSVPRFLNTRAMKETFRSYVELLVSIALDADTMQALEKSEDELLLPHMKKIDGMLNENRRRLLLKLHLDQSLKNALESFPELTIITRDSKAKSGGSISKIKMNGKSYNKKTLRTSKSTTKSTQEFAVDPEKTQLYSLYHSLHHYKYHIYLICREEISSVQKKNEDLGQEEIVQLCMKNVKWVEDLFEKFGELLNFVQQKCS, from the exons TTCCAGAAGCTGTAAAGCCCGCTGCTGGTACAACACCAACTCCTGCCGCCACCACTCCCGATGCTGCTGGGAAGCACGAGTCTGTGCACAAAACTACAGCCCCTGCCAGTGCTCCAGAAAACGCAAGCTCTGCAGACCCCCCTAAGCTCTCGGGCCTTGACCTCGATGGCCTTTCTTCAGACCAGTTAGCAAAGGTCCAGGAAACAGCTGCCATAGAGGGGTGTGTGGAAGAGAACAGCGACAGTGGAGGAGAAGGCCAGTACCGAGAACGGGACGAATTTGTGGTGAAGGTGGAAGACATTGATAACCTGAAG GTGGCTTTAAAAACAGGTAAAGAACCACCAGCAATCTGGAAAGTACAAAAAGCTTTATTGCAAAAGTTTGTTCCTGAAATTCGAGATGGGCAAAGAGAGTTTGCTGCTACTAATAGT TATCTTGGATATTTTGGGGATGCAAAGAGTAAATATAGACGGGTATATGTAAAATTCATTGAAAACACCAACAAGAAGGAATATGTCAGAGTGTGCTCAAAAAAGCCAAGAAGTCACCCTTTACCAGCATCCAG AGCTGTTCACTCTAAGCCGAGCAGCAGCAATAAAGTTCCTGATCCTCCAgcaccaaaaacaacaaaagtctCTTCAGTGAAATCCAAAGCTAAGCAGCCAAAGACAAAGGCCGAGCCGCCGCCAAAGAAGCggaagaaatggaagcaggagCTTGAGTCTTCCCAGTCTGATTCCTCCCCTGAGGTCCACACCAGTGGCAGCGAGGAAGAGG AATTTGACCCGCCAGCTCCCTCTGTCCCCCGGTTTTTGAACACAAGGGCTATGAAGGAAACCTTCAGGAGCTACGTGGAGCTTCTTGTGAGCATTGCCCTGGACGCAGACACGATGCAGGCCTTGGAGAAGAGTGAAG ATGAACTACTTTTgccacatatgaaaaaaattgatggTATGCTGAATGAAAACAGACGACGACTTCTTCTGAAGCTTCATTTGGATCAGTCACTTAAG aatGCTTTGGAAAGTTTTCCTGAACTAACAATAATTACTCGGGACTCTAAAGCAAAAAGTGGAGGAtctatttcaaaaatcaaaatgaatggTAAATCTTATAATAAGAAAACACTTAGGACTTCCAAATCAACCACTAAATCAACACAG gaGTTTGCTGTAGATCCAGAAAAAACACAGTTGTATTCTTTATATCATTCTCTGCATCATTACAAATATCATATTTATCTGATATGTAGAGAGGAG ATTTcatctgtgcaaaaaaaaaatgaagatttaggACAGGAAGAAATTGTACAGCTCTgtatgaaaaatgtaaaatgggtaGAGGACCTTTTTGAAAAGTTTGGAGAACTTTTGAATTTTGTCCAGCAAAAATGTTCATAA